The Schistocerca gregaria isolate iqSchGreg1 chromosome 4, iqSchGreg1.2, whole genome shotgun sequence genome contains a region encoding:
- the LOC126268200 gene encoding arginine-hydroxylase NDUFAF5, mitochondrial — translation MSRFRFPVKRTHVSLFCTQRTTNNSSRLFHSGAGCSRLWFLSKTRRLNLQAVRNLSCSSAALQIKPPAESVVDIFDREAKLYQRQRAALAADVELYDYLKEEVGYRLADRIFDIKRKFNCAVDLGCGRGYVSRHVLGDAVERLILCDMCPTWLDQAVLPESVEVERKIVDEEKLPFQPNSVDLVISSLSLHWVNDLPGTFHQILTCLKNDGVLIAALFGGDTLFELRSSLQLAELERHGGLSPHISPFTEIRDIGSLLTRAGFTMLTIDTDEIVVNYPSMFELMWDLKGMGENNAARNRKLNLRRDTMVAAAAIYKELYGKHKDDGTSSVPATFQIIYMLGWKPDASQPKPLDRGTGEVSLRDLYRLDEIIAETKKVQIDPEKDIDRK, via the coding sequence ATGAgtagatttaggtttcctgtgaaacGAACTCATGTTTCGTTGTTCTGTACACAacgaacaacaaacaacagtagtCGATTGTTTCATTCAGGAGCAGGTTGTAGTAGATTATGGTTTCTATCCAAAACGCGTCGGCTCAATTTACAAGCTGTTCGTAACCTTTCATGCTCTTCCGCTGCACTTCAAATAAAGCCTCCAGCGGAATCTGTTGTAGATATTTTCGACCGAGAGGCGAAGCTATATCAGCGCCAGAGAGCAGCCCTGGCCGCTGATGTTGAGTTGTACGACTATTTGAAGGAAGAAGTTGGCTACAGACTGGCAGATCGTATATTCGACATCAAGAGAAAATTCAACTGTGCTGTTGATTTGGGTTGTGGCCGTGGATATGTATCAAGGCACGTTCTTGGCGATGCTGTTGAGCGACTAATTTTATGTGACATGTGCCCAACTTGGCTCGACCAAGCAGTTCTTCCAGAAAGTGTGGAAGTTGAACGAAAGATAGTCGATGAAGAGAAATTACCATTTCAGCCAAATTCAGTCGATTTAGTTATTAGCTCATTAAGTCTCCATTGGGTGAATGACTTGCCTGGTACTTTTCACCAAATATTAACATGTCTAAAAAATGATGGTGTATTGATTGCCGCTTTATTTGGAGGTGACACATTGTTTGAACTTCGTTCGTCACTACAGTTAGCTGAATTGGAAAGACATGGGGGACTTTCTCCACATATTTCGCCATTCACAGAGATACGTGACATAGGCAGCTTACTAACAAGAGCTGGATTCACAATGTTGACTATTGACACTGATGAAATAGTTGTAAATTACCCATCTATGTTTGAACTAATGTGGGATTTGAAGGGAATGGGAGAAAATAATGCCGCTCGTAACCGGAAACTTAATTTGCGTCGTGATACTATGGTAGCAGCTGCGGCGATTTACAAGGAACTGTATGGTAAACATAAAGACGATGGAACATCATCAGTTCCAGCGACGTTTCAGATCATTTATATGTTAGGATGGAAGCCAGATGCTTCTCAACCAAAACCATTGGACAGAGGAACTGGCGAAGTTTCTCTCAGGGACCTTTATAGATTAGATGAGATTATAGCAGAAACCAAAAAAGTtcaaatagatcctgagaaagataTTGATAGGAAGTAA